One stretch of Saccharopolyspora erythraea DNA includes these proteins:
- a CDS encoding YqjF family protein: MPCGTGRALPETEPVTPHAPHPSLRPLLHQRLRDVTFLHWPCAAERIRPRLPAGTEPDVFDGRAWIGVVGLGMESVRALGLPVPPRVRRATRITQLNVRTYCVDSRGRRGLVFLSMEASRPSFGLAAGLTGRLPYHSAEVAVRSSDAEVQYSARRRGRRFRLGASARTASGSFPPPICMRFRVRLGDVVEPGPLDHFLTARWRLHNRWYGTTMRVPVRHEPWSLRTGELVDFADGGLLADAGVEPPDEITHVLYSPGTQVGLGLPAFL, translated from the coding sequence GTGCCGTGCGGGACGGGGAGAGCATTGCCGGAGACCGAACCCGTCACGCCGCACGCCCCTCACCCGTCACTTCGGCCTCTGCTGCACCAGAGGTTGCGCGACGTGACTTTCCTGCACTGGCCGTGCGCGGCCGAGCGCATCCGGCCGCGGCTGCCCGCGGGCACCGAACCCGACGTCTTCGACGGCCGGGCCTGGATCGGCGTCGTGGGACTCGGGATGGAGTCAGTGCGCGCGCTCGGCCTTCCGGTGCCGCCGCGCGTCCGCCGCGCCACCCGGATCACCCAGCTCAACGTCCGGACGTACTGCGTCGACTCCCGCGGGCGCCGGGGACTGGTGTTCCTGTCGATGGAGGCGTCCCGGCCGTCGTTCGGGCTGGCGGCGGGGCTCACCGGACGGCTCCCCTACCACTCGGCGGAGGTAGCGGTGCGGTCCTCGGACGCCGAGGTCCAGTACAGCGCCCGCCGTAGAGGTCGCCGCTTCCGTCTCGGTGCTTCCGCTCGCACCGCTTCGGGGAGTTTCCCGCCGCCGATCTGCATGAGATTCCGCGTCAGGCTGGGGGACGTGGTCGAACCGGGTCCGCTCGACCACTTCCTGACCGCCCGCTGGCGCCTGCACAACCGCTGGTACGGAACCACGATGCGGGTTCCGGTCAGGCACGAACCGTGGTCGCTGCGCACCGGCGAACTGGTCGACTTCGCCGACGGCGGTCTGCTCGCCGACGCCGGGGTGGAACCACCGGACGAGATCACGCACGTGCTCTACTCGCCGGGCACGCAGGTCGGGCTCGGCCTGCCGGCCTTCCTCTGA
- a CDS encoding DUF2188 domain-containing protein, translating to MGVWRVRQHPEGRWQVLTPGDTQACKRMESQADAVAAAYRFAADEGGGAVIVHASGGEVEWRRIVPPTAEPYRWEWGSVETSG from the coding sequence ATGGGAGTGTGGCGGGTCCGTCAACATCCGGAAGGCCGGTGGCAGGTCCTGACACCGGGGGACACCCAGGCTTGCAAGCGCATGGAATCGCAGGCCGACGCGGTCGCGGCCGCGTACCGCTTCGCCGCGGACGAAGGCGGCGGAGCCGTCATCGTGCACGCGTCCGGCGGCGAGGTGGAGTGGCGGCGGATCGTGCCGCCCACCGCCGAGCCCTACCGGTGGGAGTGGGGATCGGTGGAGACCTCCGGCTGA
- a CDS encoding four-helix bundle copper-binding protein yields the protein MSQAMRMIETYPTRVDAPDLEALTVCIEECMVCGQACAACADACLAEDDVAALRACVRKCLDCADLCQSATALLSRHTGDNGAVSRALLEACRKACQQCAEECERHATAHAHCAACANACRRCEDACTALIPLLG from the coding sequence ATGTCCCAGGCGATGCGCATGATCGAGACCTACCCGACGCGGGTCGACGCGCCCGACCTCGAAGCGCTGACGGTGTGCATCGAGGAGTGCATGGTCTGCGGCCAGGCCTGCGCCGCGTGCGCCGACGCCTGCCTGGCCGAGGACGACGTGGCGGCGCTGCGAGCCTGCGTGCGCAAGTGCCTGGACTGCGCCGACCTGTGCCAGTCGGCGACGGCCCTGCTCTCCAGGCACACCGGTGACAACGGCGCGGTGAGCAGGGCGCTGCTCGAAGCCTGCCGCAAGGCGTGCCAGCAGTGCGCCGAGGAATGCGAGCGCCACGCCACCGCCCACGCCCACTGCGCGGCCTGCGCCAACGCGTGCCGCCGCTGCGAGGACGCCTGCACCGCCCTCATCCCGCTGCTCGGCTGA
- a CDS encoding nuclear transport factor 2 family protein, producing MSMATRTVVEELLRRIGESDPDGIAELYAEQCDWKLDWPESEHGRTATPWIRHRSTRGDAAAHYRELAEHHLPERVATEIERVLVDGSEAVVLGEIRQTARSTGRPYRARFALHLTVEDGLVTRHHVYEDSLAVAQAFDPRG from the coding sequence ATGTCCATGGCCACACGCACTGTGGTTGAAGAACTTCTGCGCCGGATCGGCGAGAGCGATCCCGACGGCATCGCCGAACTGTATGCGGAGCAATGCGATTGGAAACTGGACTGGCCGGAATCCGAACACGGCCGCACAGCCACGCCGTGGATCCGCCACCGCTCCACCCGCGGCGACGCCGCTGCCCACTACCGCGAGCTCGCCGAGCACCACTTGCCCGAGCGGGTGGCCACCGAGATCGAGCGCGTTCTAGTGGACGGCAGCGAAGCGGTCGTGCTCGGCGAAATCCGTCAGACAGCCCGGTCCACCGGGCGCCCATACCGGGCGCGTTTTGCCTTGCACCTCACGGTCGAGGACGGCCTCGTCACCCGCCACCACGTCTACGAGGACAGTCTCGCCGTCGCTCAGGCATTCGACCCGCGCGGATGA
- a CDS encoding class I SAM-dependent methyltransferase, protein MNRDVRTSEDVMRMLDRLLAGDADRRRAGASGWWDGFYADRESPIPFFAAKPDESLVSWLERGLIAPGRALDLGCGPGRNALHLASLGFEVDAVDLSPRAVAWGRERAREAGVTVRFQCADVFAADLPSRRYDLVYDSGCLHHLPPHRRVSYLELLDRLLVPGGHFGLACFASGAMGSELPDEEFYRRGSLEGGLAYTPDALRWIFADYAEIELRTMAEQPPNSTLFGAPFVLAGLFRREVTLDG, encoded by the coding sequence GTGAACCGGGATGTCCGCACGTCGGAAGACGTCATGCGCATGCTCGACCGACTGCTCGCCGGCGACGCGGACCGCAGGCGGGCCGGTGCCTCGGGCTGGTGGGACGGCTTCTACGCCGACCGCGAGTCGCCGATCCCGTTCTTCGCCGCCAAACCGGACGAGAGCCTGGTTTCGTGGCTCGAGCGGGGACTGATCGCTCCGGGCCGCGCCCTCGACCTGGGCTGCGGACCGGGTCGCAACGCGCTCCACCTGGCGTCGCTCGGCTTCGAGGTCGATGCCGTCGACCTCTCGCCCCGCGCGGTGGCCTGGGGGAGGGAACGGGCGCGCGAGGCGGGCGTCACGGTGCGGTTCCAATGCGCCGACGTCTTCGCCGCCGATCTGCCGTCCCGCCGTTACGACCTGGTCTACGACTCCGGCTGCCTGCACCACCTGCCGCCGCACCGCCGGGTGAGCTACCTGGAGCTGCTGGACCGCCTGCTGGTCCCGGGAGGCCACTTCGGCCTCGCCTGCTTCGCGTCCGGAGCCATGGGTTCCGAACTCCCGGACGAGGAGTTCTACCGCCGTGGCAGCCTCGAAGGAGGACTGGCGTACACGCCCGACGCGTTGCGCTGGATCTTCGCCGACTACGCGGAGATCGAGTTGCGCACGATGGCGGAACAACCGCCGAACTCAACGTTGTTCGGGGCCCCCTTCGTGCTGGCCGGCCTCTTTCGCAGGGAGGTGACACTCGACGGCTGA